CCCAGTTTAAAAGCATCTTCCAGATCCATAATCTGGTAGCAAATATCATCAGCGGCCTCCACCAGGTATACCAGTGGGTGACGGGCAAAACTTCCATCTTCGCGTTGTGTTATTCCCAGTTCTCTGGCAATGTGGTAGTAGTTTTCTTTGTCCGACTGGAAAAAACCAAATTTGGGTTTGGTAGCTTTTACCGACTCGAAGGGGTACTTTACAATACTGGCCAGCGTTGAGTAGGTAAGCGCAAAACCTCCTTCGCGCTTGCCGTTAAATTGGTGGGTTAGCGTTCTGAAAGCGTTGGCGTTTCCATCAAAAAAGGTAAAATCTTTCCATTCTCCTTCCGAGAGTTTGTTTTTGAATTTTTGGCCGGCACCTTTGGTAAAATAGTTCGAAATGGCAGCTTCGCCCGAGTGTCCAAACGGCGGATTGCCCAGGTCGTGAGCCAGGCAAGCGGTTGATACAATGGTGCCAATTTCGAGAATCAGCGGATTGTTTTGGTGGCTTGAAAGTAAATACTCGGCTAGTAAATTACCCAATGATCGGCCAACGCTGGCTACCTCGAGGCTATGGGTGAGGCGGTTGTGTACAAAAATATGCTCGGGCAGTGGAAAAACCTGGGTTTTATTCTGCATCCGGCGAAAGGGCGACGAGAAAATAATCCGGTCATAATCGCGCTGAAACTGCGTCCGGTCTTCGTTTGTTACGGGGCCTAAAGTGCCCTTGCTTCCCAATCGTTTTGGCGAAAGAAGTGTGTTCCAATCCATAGTCT
Above is a genomic segment from uncultured Draconibacterium sp. containing:
- a CDS encoding deoxyguanosinetriphosphate triphosphohydrolase; this translates as MDWNTLLSPKRLGSKGTLGPVTNEDRTQFQRDYDRIIFSSPFRRMQNKTQVFPLPEHIFVHNRLTHSLEVASVGRSLGNLLAEYLLSSHQNNPLILEIGTIVSTACLAHDLGNPPFGHSGEAAISNYFTKGAGQKFKNKLSEGEWKDFTFFDGNANAFRTLTHQFNGKREGGFALTYSTLASIVKYPFESVKATKPKFGFFQSDKENYYHIARELGITQREDGSFARHPLVYLVEAADDICYQIMDLEDAFKLGILTYDRIRKLFQNFFDSKRIAQFEATFKQVSDVNEQISYLRANVIGALIYQSIDIFKANYSSIMAGTFSGSLIDQLPEQQAKAMKEVQQISFSEVYAHRSVVEIEIAGYKIIGTLLEEFIDATTAPHEMYSKKILSLLPDQYKTGENSRYNKIQSVVDFVSGMTDVFALDLYRKIKGISLPGVV